The following coding sequences are from one bacterium SCSIO 12741 window:
- a CDS encoding NADP-dependent isocitrate dehydrogenase has protein sequence MSADTKAKIIYTETDEAPALATYSFLPIVQAFVKQANVDLEIKDISLSGRILANFPDFLEESQRVSDALAELGELAKKPEANIIKLPNISASIPQLKAAISELQAKGFGLPNYPEEPANDEEKAIKARYDKIKGSAVNPVLREGNSDRRAPKAVKNYARKNPHSMGAWSADSRSHVASMSEGDFYGSEKSMTLTEATEFKIEFVDGSGNTTLLRDFAPLQAGEVIDTAVMSQQKLRSFLADQVQEAKDQDVLFSVHLKATMMKVSDPILFGNAVSVFFAPVFEKHAALLDQIGIDPNNGLGDFYKKLETLPADQKAAIVADIQACYDQGPDLAMVNSDKGITNLHVPSDVIIDASMPAMIRNSGRMWDKDGNTKDTKAIIPDRSYAGVYQATIDFCKENGAFDPTTMGSVSNVGLMAQKAEEYGSHDKTFQMKAAGVVNVVDQNGQVLLHQDVNAGDIFRMCQVKDAPIRDWVKLAVNRARATQTPAVFWLDKNRAHDAELITKVDAYLKDHDTDGLDIHIMAPVDATKFSCERIREGKDTISVTGNVLRDYLTDLFPILEVGTSAKMLSIVPLMNGGGLFETGAGGSAPKHVQQFNEENHLRWDSLGEFLALAVSLEHLGNNYNNPQALVLGETLDNATSRFLENDKSPSRKVGELDNRGSHYYLAMYWAEELANQDKDASLKGAFANLAAKMTENENQVIEELNSVQGQAINTEGYYRPNRDLTSSAMRPSSTLNEMISTL, from the coding sequence ATGAGCGCAGATACAAAAGCAAAAATCATTTACACCGAAACGGACGAAGCACCAGCATTAGCTACCTACTCTTTTCTCCCTATTGTTCAAGCCTTTGTAAAGCAGGCCAATGTGGACCTTGAGATCAAGGATATTTCCTTGTCCGGTAGAATTTTGGCCAACTTTCCTGATTTTCTGGAAGAAAGTCAGCGTGTATCTGACGCCTTGGCCGAACTTGGAGAATTGGCTAAAAAACCGGAGGCAAACATCATTAAGTTGCCTAACATTAGTGCTTCTATTCCTCAGCTTAAAGCGGCGATTAGCGAATTGCAGGCCAAAGGATTTGGACTCCCCAACTACCCAGAAGAGCCTGCCAATGATGAAGAAAAAGCGATTAAAGCTCGATACGATAAGATTAAAGGTAGCGCTGTAAACCCAGTTCTTCGTGAAGGAAACTCGGATAGACGTGCTCCAAAGGCGGTAAAAAACTACGCTCGCAAAAATCCCCACTCCATGGGTGCCTGGTCAGCTGATTCACGTTCTCACGTAGCCAGCATGAGCGAAGGTGATTTTTACGGAAGTGAAAAATCCATGACCCTAACAGAAGCCACTGAATTCAAAATCGAATTTGTAGATGGCTCAGGCAACACTACTCTATTAAGAGATTTTGCTCCATTGCAGGCTGGAGAAGTCATTGACACCGCTGTGATGAGCCAACAAAAATTGCGTTCTTTCCTGGCTGATCAAGTACAAGAGGCCAAAGACCAAGACGTTCTTTTCTCGGTTCACCTGAAAGCCACCATGATGAAGGTCTCTGACCCCATTTTGTTTGGAAACGCTGTATCTGTATTCTTCGCTCCTGTGTTTGAAAAGCACGCAGCACTTTTGGATCAAATTGGTATTGACCCGAACAACGGATTGGGTGATTTCTACAAGAAATTGGAAACTTTACCCGCCGATCAAAAAGCAGCGATTGTAGCTGATATCCAGGCTTGCTATGATCAAGGACCGGATTTGGCCATGGTTAACTCCGACAAAGGAATTACCAACTTACATGTACCAAGTGATGTGATTATCGATGCTTCTATGCCTGCGATGATTAGAAACTCAGGTAGAATGTGGGACAAGGATGGAAACACCAAAGACACCAAAGCCATTATCCCAGATCGCTCATACGCCGGTGTATACCAAGCCACCATCGATTTTTGTAAAGAAAACGGAGCCTTCGATCCTACTACTATGGGATCGGTATCCAACGTTGGGCTAATGGCTCAAAAAGCGGAAGAATACGGTTCTCACGACAAGACTTTCCAAATGAAAGCTGCCGGTGTGGTAAACGTTGTCGATCAAAATGGCCAAGTATTACTTCATCAGGATGTAAATGCTGGCGACATCTTCCGCATGTGTCAAGTAAAAGATGCTCCGATTAGAGACTGGGTAAAATTGGCCGTGAACCGTGCTCGTGCTACACAAACTCCAGCGGTATTCTGGTTGGATAAGAACCGTGCTCACGATGCTGAATTGATTACTAAGGTTGACGCTTACCTAAAAGATCACGATACCGATGGATTGGACATCCACATTATGGCACCTGTAGATGCGACCAAATTCTCTTGTGAAAGAATTCGGGAAGGGAAAGACACCATTTCCGTTACTGGAAATGTATTGCGTGATTACTTGACCGACCTCTTCCCTATTTTGGAAGTAGGTACCAGTGCCAAGATGCTCTCAATCGTTCCATTGATGAATGGCGGTGGACTATTTGAAACCGGTGCCGGTGGATCTGCTCCAAAACACGTTCAGCAGTTTAACGAAGAAAACCACCTCCGTTGGGATTCTTTGGGTGAGTTCTTGGCCTTGGCCGTTTCGCTGGAACATTTGGGTAACAACTACAACAATCCACAAGCCTTGGTATTGGGTGAGACTTTGGATAACGCCACAAGCCGATTCCTGGAAAACGATAAGTCCCCATCTCGTAAGGTTGGTGAACTGGATAACCGCGGAAGCCATTACTACCTGGCCATGTATTGGGCTGAAGAGTTGGCAAACCAAGATAAGGATGCAAGCCTGAAAGGCGCCTTTGCTAATTTGGCTGCGAAAATGACTGAAAACGAAAACCAAGTCATCGAAGAATTGAATAGTGTTCAGGGTCAAGCGATTAACACGGAAGGCTACTACCGTCCAAACCGCGATTTGACTTCTTCGGCCATGCGTCCAAGCTCTACACTTAACGAAATGATTTCCACCTTATAA
- a CDS encoding MMPL family transporter yields the protein MPLSVVGLTVLFAVGVMVLTGKDMDLISNVLPTILMVIGIADVIHLLTNYLNRRREEKSRTKALMSSIREVGFATLLTTVTTMIGFLTLLNSNVQPVIDLGIYACIGLVIAFGLTYTWFPAILMWHKKIVPPSEKRNRDFWKLQLIGIYRLVTKRKVEILVGSAILLGIGIWGTSKIVKNNYILEDLKSDHSQVRDYRFFEENFAGARPFEMALWIKDTQRSVFDAEVLAEIGKIDQYLKDEYGVGALVSPVVLVKNTNKVLHGGKDKYYSVPKNPKKLARLEKDIVRYQKQMDLGRYINLETGQMRLSGNIPDWGSLLIKGKNDSLDQFMAQEVNLDLLGYRVTGSATLVDINTQFVSSNVVEGLFLAFVLIGILVGFLFRSVKMALISLVPNVLPLLLTGAIMGFAGIDLKLSTSIIFIISFGIAVDDSIHFLSRLRFELSRPNATLRWALKKTYLETGKAITITTLILSGGFLTLCFSDFLGTFYIGILISLTLFSAWILDLLLLPALILVFYPEKKKA from the coding sequence ATGCCTCTTTCTGTAGTTGGACTAACCGTTTTATTCGCGGTTGGAGTAATGGTACTTACGGGCAAGGATATGGATTTAATATCCAACGTGTTGCCTACCATCTTAATGGTGATTGGAATTGCGGATGTCATACACCTGCTTACGAATTACCTGAATAGAAGAAGGGAAGAAAAAAGCCGGACCAAGGCCTTGATGAGTTCGATTCGTGAGGTCGGCTTTGCTACTTTATTGACGACCGTTACAACCATGATCGGTTTTTTAACCTTGTTAAACTCCAATGTTCAGCCCGTTATCGATTTAGGTATTTATGCCTGTATTGGTTTGGTTATAGCCTTCGGTCTTACCTATACCTGGTTTCCGGCCATTTTGATGTGGCACAAAAAGATCGTTCCTCCTTCCGAAAAAAGAAACCGTGATTTCTGGAAACTTCAACTTATTGGTATTTACCGACTGGTAACGAAACGTAAAGTCGAAATCTTGGTGGGTTCAGCCATCCTATTGGGAATTGGAATTTGGGGGACGAGCAAGATTGTGAAGAACAATTACATTCTCGAAGACTTAAAATCGGACCACTCCCAGGTTCGTGATTACCGTTTTTTTGAAGAAAACTTTGCTGGAGCCCGACCTTTTGAAATGGCCTTGTGGATTAAGGATACCCAGCGCTCGGTATTTGATGCTGAAGTGCTCGCAGAGATTGGTAAAATTGATCAATACCTAAAGGATGAATATGGAGTAGGGGCCTTAGTGTCTCCAGTAGTGCTGGTCAAAAACACCAACAAGGTTTTGCATGGCGGTAAGGATAAGTACTACAGTGTTCCTAAGAACCCGAAAAAACTGGCCCGACTCGAAAAAGACATTGTCCGCTACCAAAAACAAATGGATTTGGGACGCTACATCAACTTGGAGACTGGACAAATGCGTCTATCCGGAAATATTCCAGATTGGGGAAGTTTATTGATTAAAGGAAAAAACGACTCCTTGGATCAATTTATGGCCCAGGAGGTAAATCTCGATCTATTGGGATACCGTGTAACTGGATCGGCCACCTTAGTGGATATCAATACCCAATTTGTTTCATCCAATGTAGTGGAGGGCTTGTTTCTGGCTTTTGTGCTCATTGGCATTTTGGTTGGCTTTCTGTTCCGTTCCGTTAAAATGGCTCTAATTTCATTGGTGCCAAATGTATTGCCGCTCCTGCTAACTGGAGCTATTATGGGTTTCGCCGGAATTGACCTAAAACTCTCCACGTCTATCATCTTTATCATTTCCTTCGGTATTGCCGTGGATGATAGCATTCACTTTTTGAGTCGATTGAGATTTGAACTTTCCCGACCCAATGCAACCTTGCGCTGGGCCTTAAAAAAGACCTACCTGGAGACCGGTAAGGCAATAACCATTACCACGCTCATTTTATCCGGAGGATTTCTAACCTTGTGTTTTAGTGATTTCCTGGGCACATTCTACATCGGCATTCTCATCAGCCTGACTTTGTTTAGCGCTTGGATACTCGACCTGCTGTTACTTCCAGCCCTAATCCTCGTATTTTACCCTGAAAAGAAAAAGGCATAA
- a CDS encoding M15 family metallopeptidase, with protein sequence MRNLSPILFTVLILASCSTPPAENKTETVPQETVEKQKKSYGLHTANWEEYQQQVSDKPNHQLVDLYQAHGDLKFDIRYATDSNFAGKTYYPFPGAFARKPVSDALKKVSSHLKDLGYGLLIYDAYRPYSVTVAFYETYPDTTYVASPYFGSRHNRGAAVDLTLFDLSTGKAIDMGTPYDDFTEKAHPDYLDLPEEVLKNRQVLMDAMDLGGFDVYPSEWWHYDFRGWKEFPLLNVSFEELRENEKN encoded by the coding sequence ATGAGAAACTTATCCCCCATCCTATTCACAGTTTTGATTCTGGCCTCCTGTTCCACGCCTCCAGCGGAGAACAAAACGGAAACAGTACCGCAGGAAACCGTTGAAAAGCAGAAGAAATCTTATGGTCTTCATACGGCCAATTGGGAGGAATACCAGCAACAGGTCTCTGACAAACCAAACCATCAGTTGGTTGATTTGTACCAAGCTCATGGTGACTTAAAGTTTGATATACGCTACGCCACCGATTCCAACTTCGCTGGCAAAACTTATTATCCCTTTCCCGGAGCCTTTGCACGTAAACCAGTTTCAGATGCTCTAAAGAAGGTAAGTAGTCATTTGAAGGATCTTGGATACGGCCTATTGATCTATGATGCCTATCGCCCTTATTCGGTAACCGTGGCGTTTTACGAAACTTATCCAGACACTACCTACGTAGCTTCACCCTATTTCGGATCCAGACACAACCGAGGTGCTGCTGTTGATCTCACCTTGTTTGACCTTAGCACTGGTAAGGCGATTGACATGGGAACGCCCTATGATGACTTCACCGAAAAAGCCCATCCCGACTACCTCGATCTGCCTGAAGAGGTACTCAAGAACCGTCAAGTATTAATGGATGCGATGGATCTTGGTGGATTTGACGTTTATCCCAGTGAATGGTGGCATTACGATTTTAGAGGGTGGAAGGAATTTCCCTTGTTAAATGTTTCGTTTGAAGAACTTCGGGAAAACGAGAAGAATTAA
- a CDS encoding PAS domain-containing protein produces the protein MESDILYGDSSAASTQDPRAFVDHFWRDFHGIVFRLNLKKGGQIAFLSPGIESLTGYAIDDFLSGKRKLRDFIHPDDYHYISEQFRHLNPTNNFFNFDHRIITQDRVTVMVNSVGQLFYDENGIPDYIDGVISETSGAAATNNTDKIISSINHNVKEGIYRSKLSGEIIYANTAMSMLFGYEDEEFKSIKASDLYVSLNDREETVNRLIREGEFHNLEVEFRRKDGSTFWGLLNSSIVDLKGDDGIIDGVVIDISDKKKMEEELQRSNLDLKKVNFELNMLVYKTSHDLRAPIASLMGLTDLIRMETQSEEIEQYTRMLDNQLRRLDKAVLDIINARMVSRYGITTEQVKIAPLIDDILESMRFMDQYEEIEKQIQIQEKGKFFTSENDLKIVLNNLISNAIKYVDTQKAQSFLRIIVKVDSEKAFLEITDNGIGIQESQLKNIFDIFFRATSNNKGTGLGLYIVKQAIEKMKGTIEVDSTATAGSRFTIVLPNLGEQEMDEQKED, from the coding sequence TTGGAGAGTGACATTTTATATGGAGATAGTTCTGCGGCAAGTACGCAGGACCCACGTGCATTTGTGGATCACTTTTGGAGGGATTTTCATGGGATCGTTTTTCGACTCAATTTGAAAAAAGGAGGGCAGATTGCCTTTTTGAGTCCAGGCATAGAGTCCTTAACCGGGTATGCGATCGACGATTTTTTATCCGGAAAAAGAAAACTTAGAGACTTCATTCACCCGGATGATTATCATTACATTTCGGAACAATTTCGTCATCTTAATCCGACCAACAACTTTTTCAATTTCGATCATCGTATCATTACCCAAGATCGGGTTACCGTTATGGTTAATTCCGTTGGCCAGCTGTTTTACGATGAAAATGGAATTCCTGATTACATCGATGGAGTAATTTCTGAAACCTCTGGGGCTGCGGCTACCAACAATACCGATAAAATCATTTCCTCCATCAACCACAACGTTAAGGAGGGGATTTACCGCAGTAAACTAAGCGGTGAGATCATTTATGCCAATACGGCCATGTCTATGCTCTTTGGTTATGAAGACGAAGAGTTTAAGTCCATCAAAGCTTCTGACCTCTACGTGAGTTTAAACGATCGGGAAGAAACCGTTAATCGTTTGATTCGAGAGGGCGAGTTTCACAACCTGGAAGTGGAGTTTCGCCGCAAGGATGGATCCACCTTTTGGGGATTGCTCAATAGCTCCATTGTAGATCTTAAAGGAGACGATGGCATAATCGATGGTGTGGTTATCGATATTTCAGACAAGAAGAAAATGGAAGAGGAGCTTCAACGAAGTAACCTCGATCTCAAAAAAGTCAACTTTGAGTTGAACATGTTAGTGTATAAAACATCCCATGATCTTCGTGCACCTATCGCTTCGTTAATGGGCTTAACCGATTTGATTCGGATGGAAACCCAGTCAGAAGAAATTGAGCAATATACCCGTATGCTGGACAATCAGCTAAGAAGATTGGACAAGGCCGTTTTGGATATTATCAATGCCCGAATGGTATCTCGGTATGGCATAACCACCGAGCAGGTAAAAATTGCACCCCTCATCGACGATATTCTGGAGAGTATGCGGTTCATGGACCAGTACGAGGAAATCGAAAAGCAGATTCAAATTCAGGAAAAAGGGAAATTCTTCACGAGTGAGAACGACCTGAAAATCGTTTTGAATAACTTGATTTCCAACGCTATTAAGTACGTCGATACGCAAAAGGCTCAATCCTTCTTACGCATTATCGTTAAGGTCGATTCTGAGAAGGCCTTTTTGGAAATTACGGATAATGGAATCGGTATTCAGGAGAGTCAATTGAAAAACATCTTTGATATTTTCTTCCGGGCTACCTCTAACAACAAGGGGACAGGGCTTGGTTTGTACATTGTTAAACAGGCGATAGAAAAGATGAAAGGAACCATAGAAGTAGACTCTACGGCAACCGCTGGTTCTCGCTTTACAATCGTTTTACCCAATCTGGGTGAACAGGAAATGGACGAACAGAAAGAAGATTAA
- a CDS encoding GNAT family N-acetyltransferase: MTTTDLNLRTIQPADDPQVKQLVINTLKEFGAVGPGYASSDTELDSMYEAYTGDDRVYFILEREGQVVGGAGIGPLKKSTGSTCELQKMYFDPSIRGEGWGKKLIQKCLDFAKESGYSQCYLETLPGMKPAQHLYSSFGFSYISERKGDTGHSGCHVFMMKTL, encoded by the coding sequence ATGACCACAACTGATTTGAACCTGCGAACCATTCAACCTGCCGATGATCCGCAGGTGAAACAATTAGTTATCAATACCCTAAAAGAATTTGGAGCCGTAGGGCCTGGATATGCGTCCTCAGATACGGAGCTCGATAGCATGTATGAGGCCTACACTGGCGATGATCGGGTTTACTTTATTCTCGAACGAGAAGGGCAGGTAGTTGGAGGAGCTGGAATTGGCCCCTTAAAAAAGAGTACAGGTTCTACCTGTGAACTTCAGAAAATGTATTTCGATCCTTCTATCCGTGGAGAAGGGTGGGGCAAAAAACTGATTCAAAAGTGCCTCGATTTTGCCAAAGAATCAGGATATAGCCAATGTTACCTTGAAACTTTACCCGGGATGAAACCCGCCCAACATCTATATTCCTCCTTTGGGTTCTCTTATATTTCTGAAAGAAAAGGAGATACCGGCCACTCGGGTTGCCATGTTTTTATGATGAAAACTTTGTAG
- the msrA gene encoding peptide-methionine (S)-S-oxide reductase MsrA: protein MYRYIVITGLMLGITLGCTGNQTGEKEMEPVKEEMSNSSNLDTATFGAGCFWCVEAIFQQLNGVDKVLSGYSGGFVKNPGYKEVCSGSTGHAEVCQIYYDPSVISFDELLEVFWQTHDPTTLNRQGADVGTQYRSAVFYHNEEQRSKAELYKAKLNESGAFPDPIVTEISAFDTFYEAEGYHQDYYSQNGEQSYCRLVIRPKIEKFEKVFGDKIK, encoded by the coding sequence ATGTATCGCTATATTGTCATTACCGGATTGATGTTGGGAATCACCTTAGGGTGTACCGGAAATCAGACGGGAGAAAAGGAAATGGAACCTGTAAAAGAAGAAATGAGTAATTCCTCAAATTTGGACACGGCCACATTTGGTGCCGGTTGTTTTTGGTGTGTTGAAGCCATCTTTCAACAACTTAATGGTGTAGATAAAGTACTTTCCGGCTATTCCGGAGGATTTGTTAAAAATCCGGGTTACAAAGAAGTTTGTTCAGGAAGTACAGGACATGCCGAAGTATGCCAGATTTACTACGATCCATCGGTTATTTCCTTTGATGAATTATTGGAAGTTTTTTGGCAAACCCATGATCCTACTACGCTAAACCGTCAGGGAGCAGATGTAGGAACTCAGTACCGTTCAGCCGTTTTCTACCACAATGAAGAGCAGAGAAGCAAGGCTGAACTGTACAAAGCCAAACTGAATGAAAGCGGCGCCTTTCCAGATCCTATTGTTACGGAGATTTCGGCTTTTGATACTTTCTATGAAGCCGAAGGATATCACCAGGATTACTACAGCCAAAATGGGGAACAGTCCTATTGCCGATTGGTGATTCGTCCCAAGATCGAAAAATTCGAAAAAGTTTTTGGAGATAAGATAAAGTAA
- a CDS encoding hydroxymethylglutaryl-CoA lyase: MKLIECPRDAMQGIETWIPTETKINYLNQLLQVGFDTLDFGSFVSPKAIPQLKDTADVLSGLNLDTTTTKLLAIIANARGASDACQFDEIQYLGYPFSISEEFQKRNTNATIEESLGRVEQIVELANQHKKEVVLYLSMGFGNPYGEPYSPEIAAQWCRRLYDLFEVKIMALSDTIGVSNPENISGLFSTLIPELDQVEFGAHLHSTAETRMEKLQAAYSSGCRRMDSAIKGWGGCPMAEDELVGNMATETVLEFLDGISVNPGVDRDAFNQAMIQSASVFP, encoded by the coding sequence ATGAAATTAATCGAATGTCCACGTGACGCCATGCAGGGAATTGAAACCTGGATTCCCACAGAAACCAAAATAAATTACCTGAACCAACTGCTCCAAGTTGGATTTGATACCCTCGACTTTGGTAGCTTCGTTTCGCCCAAGGCCATTCCCCAGCTCAAAGACACAGCTGATGTACTTTCAGGATTGAACCTGGATACTACAACTACTAAGCTTCTGGCCATTATTGCCAATGCCCGGGGAGCATCCGATGCTTGTCAGTTTGATGAAATCCAATATTTAGGATATCCATTTTCTATTTCCGAAGAATTCCAAAAACGGAATACCAATGCCACCATCGAAGAGTCATTGGGTAGGGTAGAGCAAATCGTTGAGTTGGCCAATCAGCATAAAAAGGAAGTGGTACTTTACTTAAGTATGGGCTTTGGTAATCCTTATGGCGAGCCTTACAGTCCTGAAATTGCAGCCCAATGGTGTCGACGTCTCTACGATCTTTTTGAGGTGAAAATCATGGCCTTATCGGATACCATTGGTGTTTCTAACCCCGAAAACATTTCCGGTTTATTCTCAACGCTTATTCCTGAATTGGATCAGGTAGAATTTGGAGCTCACCTACACAGCACCGCAGAAACCCGAATGGAAAAATTACAAGCCGCCTATTCGAGCGGATGCCGCCGAATGGATTCCGCCATCAAAGGGTGGGGTGGATGTCCCATGGCCGAGGATGAGCTGGTTGGAAATATGGCTACCGAAACCGTGCTGGAGTTTTTGGATGGTATTTCAGTGAATCCAGGAGTAGATCGCGATGCCTTTAATCAGGCCATGATTCAGTCTGCTTCCGTGTTTCCGTGA
- a CDS encoding T9SS type A sorting domain-containing protein, with protein sequence MKKPLLYLTLLLTCPLVGFGQAQEPNLDHRPDLVQAVKASATGPLKTGFRENLGQLLNSDYKKDSTIAYYSESIYPRMWLGQKGRISWSSEVEKKSIDIYANGQIPDPSDSQINDTLLRIDLQAVDGNLNPVTSKPFAFDVTPDQAHFYLPHCGKEGIEHVPAYKKILWPDIYPGIHQQVNLVDANVSIHYVISPGADANNIRLLWEGYDRLSFSSKSLNAGFKSLNFGLTTLTAYEVDKWGRVVPLEWEANWVKHSDGTLGLLTGAYNSNNTLVIPLTATRSATRSQTNGGNLTYSTYLAGNGEDHLIELMTESNHSIYAAGFTSSHVFPNSSGKRIAYSGAYDCFAMQFDKDMKLQTSTFYGSTSFDQLEAATYHSKLGLYIGGVTYGYDLFKATNSKAGVLSSFVAHFDHDLRFVESVYYGGDNSTTLTDLVAHSKGVVATGFTITADSVYPLKFGQPTSWFQSDMAGSDDGFIAEFKSDLKLNYSSFFGGSGSDKIYRVKKDKDGNLYFLMTTQTQDYYSDCNHPTLPGELPLCSQLNNTTNYAPHGGDDYYLFVMTPQFELLWSTWLGGSSSEEFEKGADLVVDPNTVGDFYVALSTQNPTLFDLPDPAKTGYHWEPNNDRSQQMLLIRFEHFNPTWHTFAGCHDRTSSQGILELDDFGNVYLSGNTACKVPQAQYKWCQVPEGSEFPICDNHSNGTPLFIQRDADGNALNRGKTDAFIMAFNPRNELFWSTWFGGSENEGVTTLKFHAENQELYLGGVTDSPDKSIPLKKPGSSSSHFQDKLNGTMGAMLATYTPVIATYITEMDGKNQPIKAWPNPTENWIHLDFDQDYTSYSIYSTQGNVVKSGNLSAVNKALQVGELPVGQYVLELSGGDYPGRITFVRQ encoded by the coding sequence ATGAAAAAACCGCTTCTTTACCTCACACTTCTACTTACCTGTCCTCTCGTGGGCTTTGGACAAGCTCAGGAACCCAACCTCGACCATCGACCCGATTTGGTACAAGCCGTAAAAGCTTCGGCTACCGGACCTTTGAAAACCGGTTTTCGGGAAAACTTGGGCCAACTGCTCAATTCTGATTACAAAAAGGATTCTACCATTGCTTACTACAGTGAATCCATCTATCCTCGGATGTGGCTTGGCCAAAAAGGAAGGATAAGCTGGTCGAGTGAGGTGGAGAAAAAGTCGATTGACATCTATGCCAACGGACAAATTCCAGATCCTTCTGATTCTCAAATAAACGACACACTGCTGCGCATAGACTTACAAGCTGTGGACGGAAATCTCAACCCGGTTACCAGTAAGCCATTTGCTTTTGATGTCACACCCGATCAAGCTCACTTCTACCTTCCTCATTGCGGCAAAGAGGGCATTGAGCACGTACCTGCCTACAAAAAAATTCTTTGGCCAGATATTTACCCAGGCATTCACCAGCAAGTCAATCTGGTAGATGCCAACGTGTCTATTCACTACGTTATAAGCCCCGGAGCTGATGCGAACAACATTCGCCTGCTATGGGAAGGTTATGACCGATTGAGCTTTTCCAGTAAATCGCTAAATGCTGGATTCAAAAGCCTCAACTTTGGACTTACCACCCTAACCGCCTATGAAGTGGATAAATGGGGACGGGTTGTTCCACTGGAATGGGAAGCCAACTGGGTTAAGCACAGTGATGGAACACTCGGCCTTTTGACCGGAGCCTATAATTCCAACAACACCCTCGTCATTCCTTTAACTGCTACCCGTTCGGCCACAAGATCTCAAACCAATGGTGGCAACTTGACTTACAGCACCTATTTGGCCGGCAACGGTGAAGACCACCTAATTGAGCTGATGACGGAAAGCAATCACTCCATTTATGCTGCCGGTTTCACCTCGAGCCATGTTTTTCCAAATAGTTCTGGGAAAAGAATTGCCTACTCAGGTGCCTACGATTGTTTTGCCATGCAGTTTGACAAAGACATGAAATTACAAACCAGTACGTTCTACGGATCCACCTCTTTTGATCAATTGGAGGCTGCAACCTACCATTCTAAGCTCGGCCTATACATAGGTGGCGTTACTTACGGCTACGATTTGTTTAAAGCCACCAACTCCAAGGCTGGCGTTCTATCCAGTTTTGTGGCTCATTTTGACCACGATCTGCGATTTGTAGAATCGGTATACTATGGTGGAGATAACAGCACTACCCTTACCGATTTGGTGGCTCACTCCAAGGGCGTAGTGGCTACGGGGTTTACCATTACCGCAGATAGTGTGTATCCGCTAAAATTTGGGCAACCCACCAGCTGGTTTCAGTCTGATATGGCGGGATCGGATGATGGTTTTATAGCCGAGTTTAAGAGTGATTTAAAGCTTAATTACAGCAGCTTTTTTGGCGGCTCCGGGTCAGACAAAATTTACCGGGTAAAAAAGGACAAGGATGGAAACTTGTACTTCCTCATGACTACCCAAACTCAAGACTATTATTCGGATTGTAATCACCCTACATTACCCGGTGAATTACCCCTATGCTCTCAGTTAAACAATACCACCAACTATGCACCTCATGGTGGAGATGACTATTACCTATTCGTAATGACTCCGCAATTTGAATTGCTTTGGAGTACCTGGCTTGGAGGATCATCGAGCGAAGAGTTTGAAAAAGGTGCTGACCTTGTGGTAGATCCCAATACTGTTGGCGATTTCTACGTGGCGTTGTCTACTCAAAACCCTACTCTATTCGACCTACCTGATCCAGCAAAAACGGGCTACCACTGGGAACCCAACAACGACCGTAGTCAACAAATGCTTTTGATTCGATTTGAACATTTTAATCCCACCTGGCACACGTTTGCCGGTTGCCATGATCGCACCAGTTCCCAAGGAATATTAGAATTGGATGACTTTGGCAATGTCTACCTCTCCGGTAATACAGCCTGTAAGGTTCCACAAGCCCAATACAAATGGTGCCAGGTTCCTGAAGGTTCTGAGTTTCCAATCTGCGACAACCACAGTAATGGCACTCCCCTTTTCATTCAGCGCGATGCAGATGGCAATGCCTTAAACCGCGGAAAAACAGATGCGTTTATCATGGCCTTTAATCCTCGCAACGAATTATTCTGGAGCACCTGGTTTGGCGGATCGGAAAACGAAGGAGTGACCACGCTGAAATTCCATGCAGAAAATCAGGAGTTGTATTTGGGTGGGGTAACCGATTCTCCGGACAAGTCCATCCCCTTAAAGAAACCCGGATCTTCCTCCTCTCATTTCCAGGACAAATTGAATGGAACTATGGGAGCTATGTTGGCCACTTATACCCCGGTTATTGCTACCTACATCACCGAAATGGATGGTAAGAACCAACCTATAAAGGCCTGGCCCAATCCTACGGAAAATTGGATCCACCTGGACTTTGACCAGGATTACACCTCTTATTCCATCTATTCAACCCAAGGCAATGTGGTGAAATCTGGAAATCTATCTGCCGTAAACAAAGCTTTGCAAGTAGGAGAATTACCAGTTGGTCAATATGTATTGGAGTTAAGCGGTGGAGACTACCCGGGAAGAATAACTTTTGTTCGTCAGTAA